The following proteins come from a genomic window of Gimesia chilikensis:
- a CDS encoding class I SAM-dependent methyltransferase yields MKDSTSRFSDRVDNYVKYRPSYPEAVLDCLKTHCGLTSESLIADIGSGTGISSQLFLEHHNTVYGVEPNAEMRSAAERLLGTYQNFHSINGTAEETSLPTGKFDIVVAGQAFHWFDQSRARQEFQRILKPGGWGALIWNERRTDTTPFLRAYEALLLEYATDYQDVNHTRITDDDFAHFFAPDSFSKFTFQNEQIFDLPALTGRVLSSSYCPNQGDAGYDEMLHQLNVIFEDHQTAGRVRFEYDTNVYLGQFA; encoded by the coding sequence ATGAAAGACAGTACCAGTCGCTTCTCTGATCGCGTTGATAATTATGTTAAATACCGACCGAGTTACCCCGAAGCGGTTCTGGACTGCTTGAAGACACACTGCGGTCTTACGTCCGAATCTCTGATTGCCGACATCGGATCCGGTACAGGGATTTCCTCTCAACTTTTCCTGGAGCACCATAATACCGTTTATGGTGTGGAGCCGAATGCCGAGATGCGGTCGGCGGCGGAACGACTGCTCGGGACTTATCAGAACTTTCACAGTATTAATGGAACGGCAGAAGAGACCAGTCTGCCGACAGGAAAGTTTGACATTGTCGTCGCAGGTCAGGCCTTTCACTGGTTTGATCAGTCGCGCGCCAGGCAGGAGTTCCAGCGGATTCTGAAGCCGGGAGGCTGGGGAGCTCTGATCTGGAATGAACGCAGAACTGATACAACGCCCTTTCTGCGGGCTTACGAAGCTTTGCTGCTCGAGTATGCCACCGATTACCAGGATGTGAATCACACCCGGATTACGGACGATGATTTCGCCCACTTTTTTGCTCCGGACTCATTCAGCAAATTTACATTTCAGAATGAACAGATTTTCGATCTGCCTGCGTTGACGGGGCGAGTGCTTTCATCGTCTTACTGTCCCAATCAGGGAGATGCCGGGTACGACGAAATGCTGCATCAGCTGAATGTAATCTTCGAAGATCATCAGACAGCGGGCAGGGTGCGGTTTGAATACGATACTAATGTGTATCTGGGGCAGTTTGCCTGA
- a CDS encoding sigma 54-interacting transcriptional regulator: protein MKKHGFKERAILFTGGILAVVYSVIVLGFVTTSPDLRLRAMLDSVQSETGEEGPDGIEIKATPSIKKEGAFSPPKPGDILTKIGEYPIRTFLDFSQVLSKLRDMKLPPGGHLRPQADPTEHDVPYMVEMEGNRFINVEFYSRTDNADGPPTYTLKSAWVQIQAIPSGDVAISLLWFSLELIILAIGAFAYWMRPFDRTTRIFFVMGIITLVAFIGGYNWWIIAGALALNIPFVLAAVLVPAITLHFFITYPRSIPWLSQYPIGLLRAIYSVPVATCTLILACLIYLRLTSHISDGSVELANQDYSPLVFQVVSVLRWAVYSYISVAGIYYLMTLGALLNNYFKSQNPYERNQLKWIALAGLISIIPVGYSLYLAEFNRTQFALGGAGIPMFLASVSFMAAFVVGIIRYRLMLIDQIISRGMLFYVVSAGISILYATVISLGSLYGTQLNRTPSTNQAISVFLVMLFAISLLLWSRDRVQRLIDRRFFRQKYQLDKALKRMNRAVGRLGDQRSIADRMLTSCREVLQVKSAAIYLLNPEHTQFDLLTGFHIENSPSTVPCNAELLEVLEGELAFQRVATGLLKEASPAQQLLRLLGFDFIYNLELDGEFAGFVALGQRTAGSAYSAEDLTFLNAMGQITSIALHSTKIHQDLRRLNEEMRIKVEKIDDQRRLVSVLQSELTSSQEIAERSEPHAVQRGLIKGNSPAIRQVMETVRKVANSESTVLIRGESGTGKELLAQAVHENSSRHEKPLVRVNCAALSPSLLESELFGHVKGAFTGAHEDRVGRFEMANGGTLFLDEIGDISLDTQVKLLRVLQERAFERVGGSETLHVDVRLITATHQNLEQRIAEGLFREDLYYRLNVISITLPPLRERRDDIFELAFYFLKRTAHRLGKRISHIDTDAIEALERADWPGNIRQLENVIERAVVLAEEEVITLKDLPADLVSGNRRMPVRVIETKQVRTEPSRRIPLSDVEVISFPGTESQADRQLSEPEQLKQALAECDGNKAQAARMLGMPRSTYYSKLKKYGIG from the coding sequence ATGAAAAAGCATGGATTCAAAGAACGCGCGATTCTCTTCACCGGCGGTATTCTGGCTGTCGTTTATAGTGTGATCGTATTAGGCTTCGTTACAACCAGCCCAGACCTGCGTCTGCGGGCGATGCTGGATAGCGTCCAGTCTGAGACAGGGGAAGAGGGACCTGACGGGATCGAAATCAAGGCGACTCCCAGCATCAAGAAGGAAGGGGCCTTTTCGCCTCCGAAACCGGGTGACATTCTCACGAAGATCGGCGAGTATCCGATTCGGACGTTCCTCGACTTCTCTCAGGTTCTCAGCAAGCTGCGCGACATGAAGCTCCCCCCCGGCGGTCATCTTCGTCCGCAGGCCGATCCCACGGAACATGATGTGCCCTATATGGTGGAGATGGAGGGCAACCGGTTTATCAATGTCGAGTTTTATAGCCGGACTGATAACGCCGATGGTCCACCGACCTATACACTGAAGTCGGCATGGGTTCAGATTCAGGCGATTCCGTCGGGTGATGTCGCGATTTCATTGCTCTGGTTTTCGCTGGAACTAATCATTCTGGCGATCGGGGCTTTTGCCTACTGGATGCGACCCTTCGACCGGACTACACGAATCTTCTTTGTGATGGGGATCATCACCCTCGTCGCTTTTATCGGTGGTTATAACTGGTGGATTATCGCCGGTGCCCTGGCGCTGAATATTCCGTTTGTCCTGGCGGCCGTTCTGGTACCTGCGATAACGCTCCACTTCTTTATTACGTATCCACGATCGATCCCCTGGTTGTCCCAATATCCCATTGGTCTGCTGCGTGCCATTTATTCTGTGCCCGTCGCGACCTGCACCCTGATCCTGGCCTGTCTGATTTATCTGCGTCTGACTTCACACATCAGCGATGGTTCCGTGGAACTGGCCAATCAGGATTATTCCCCGCTCGTGTTTCAGGTGGTTTCGGTCCTGCGCTGGGCTGTTTACAGTTATATCAGTGTGGCTGGTATCTATTATCTGATGACACTGGGCGCGCTGCTCAATAATTACTTCAAAAGCCAGAACCCTTATGAGCGGAATCAACTGAAGTGGATTGCCTTAGCAGGTTTGATTTCGATTATTCCCGTGGGGTACTCACTTTATCTGGCGGAATTTAACCGGACCCAGTTCGCCTTGGGGGGGGCTGGGATCCCGATGTTCCTGGCCAGTGTCTCCTTCATGGCTGCATTCGTTGTGGGCATCATTCGCTACCGGTTGATGCTGATCGATCAGATCATCAGCCGCGGGATGCTGTTCTACGTCGTCAGTGCGGGCATCTCGATTCTGTATGCGACCGTGATTTCACTGGGGTCGCTTTATGGTACGCAGCTGAATCGTACGCCGAGCACCAATCAGGCGATCTCCGTCTTTCTGGTAATGCTGTTTGCGATCTCACTGTTGCTCTGGTCGCGTGATCGTGTGCAGCGGCTCATCGACCGGCGTTTCTTCCGTCAGAAATACCAGCTCGATAAAGCGCTGAAGCGCATGAATCGCGCCGTCGGTCGCCTGGGGGATCAGCGTTCGATTGCCGACCGCATGCTCACCTCCTGCCGCGAAGTGCTCCAGGTTAAAAGTGCAGCCATCTACCTGTTGAATCCAGAGCATACACAGTTCGATCTGTTAACCGGGTTTCACATTGAAAATTCTCCTTCGACGGTTCCCTGTAATGCGGAACTGCTGGAAGTTCTTGAAGGAGAGCTTGCCTTCCAGCGGGTCGCGACAGGTCTGTTGAAAGAGGCATCCCCCGCTCAGCAACTGCTGCGGCTGTTAGGCTTCGACTTCATTTACAATCTTGAGTTGGATGGAGAGTTTGCCGGTTTCGTGGCCCTGGGACAGCGAACTGCCGGCAGTGCCTATTCTGCGGAGGACTTGACGTTCCTGAACGCCATGGGGCAGATCACCAGCATCGCCCTGCACAGTACCAAGATTCATCAGGACCTCAGGCGTCTCAATGAAGAGATGCGGATCAAGGTAGAAAAGATCGACGATCAACGACGGCTGGTCTCTGTGTTGCAGTCGGAATTAACCAGTTCGCAGGAAATTGCCGAGCGGAGTGAACCGCATGCTGTGCAGCGAGGGTTGATCAAGGGGAACAGCCCGGCGATCCGGCAGGTGATGGAGACCGTGCGTAAGGTCGCCAATTCGGAATCAACGGTTCTGATTCGTGGCGAGAGCGGTACAGGGAAAGAACTCCTGGCGCAGGCGGTTCATGAAAACAGTTCGCGTCACGAGAAGCCGCTGGTGCGGGTGAACTGTGCGGCTTTGTCTCCCAGTCTGCTGGAAAGTGAACTGTTCGGCCATGTAAAAGGCGCATTTACCGGCGCACATGAAGACCGTGTCGGCCGATTTGAAATGGCGAATGGGGGGACTCTGTTCCTCGATGAAATCGGAGATATTTCACTCGATACCCAGGTCAAGCTGCTGCGGGTTCTGCAGGAGCGTGCCTTCGAACGGGTGGGGGGATCGGAAACACTGCACGTGGATGTGCGGCTGATTACCGCGACGCACCAGAACCTCGAACAGCGAATTGCCGAGGGACTGTTCCGTGAGGATTTATACTATCGTCTGAATGTGATCAGCATCACTCTGCCTCCGCTTCGCGAACGACGGGATGACATTTTCGAACTGGCATTCTACTTCCTGAAACGCACCGCACATCGTCTGGGAAAACGCATTTCACATATCGACACCGATGCCATCGAAGCGCTGGAGCGTGCTGACTGGCCGGGTAATATCAGACAGCTGGAGAACGTAATTGAGCGCGCGGTCGTGCTGGCAGAAGAAGAAGTCATCACTTTGAAAGATCTGCCTGCAGATCTCGTCAGTGGGAACAGACGGATGCCGGTGCGGGTTATCGAAACCAAACAGGTCCGGACTGAGCCATCGAGACGTATCCCGTTATCTGATGTGGAGGTGATTTCTTTCCCGGGCACAGAGAGCCAGGCGGATCGTCAGCTTTCCGAGCCGGAACAACTCAAGCAGGCGCTGGCGGAATGTGATGGCAATAAAGCCCAGGCTGCCCGCATGCTGGGTATGCCCCGCAGCACGTATTACAGTAAGTTGAAAAAATACGGTATTGGCTGA
- a CDS encoding polysaccharide pyruvyl transferase family protein yields the protein MTFADLISRRSLLILLATLPLFSLSALEAGENDSKQKTIFMRSGWQTVNIGDIGHTPGTLRYLEEYLPDVKVNLWLHRTTDEVTAMLKQRFPKVNIVQGKMNARGKANNPEMQKAFDESDLFLYNSGMHFNQFWPPPIYIIEACTATNKPLVLYGQSFDGFAPEDEAKMSELLSRAAAIYTRDVESFYYLRKIGVTSPSLAFGPDGCFGIDVRDDKKANAWLKAHDLKPKEFITVTLRSNTPKLKATKGTVMNPTQPTKEDIAQNELWTKKLRAVITDWVRTTKKKVLLAPEVDKEIIHAQKMILDQLPEDVKPYVVNRDPFWNVDEAASVYAQAIAVVSMEPHSCIIALSMGTPVMHLASARHGLKRWMFRDIGLSEWLFDIDNEPASQITRALLKIDAKPALSQSKVDRAMHTVNTRSKEMMGEIKEILDQQ from the coding sequence GTGACTTTTGCTGATTTAATCTCTCGTCGAAGCCTGCTGATCCTGCTGGCAACACTCCCTCTGTTTTCCCTTTCCGCACTGGAAGCTGGTGAGAATGATTCAAAACAGAAAACCATTTTCATGCGATCCGGCTGGCAGACGGTCAACATCGGGGACATTGGACATACGCCGGGTACTCTGCGTTACCTGGAAGAGTATCTGCCTGACGTGAAAGTCAATCTTTGGTTGCATCGGACCACCGATGAAGTCACCGCGATGCTCAAACAGCGGTTTCCCAAGGTGAATATCGTGCAGGGGAAAATGAATGCACGCGGTAAAGCCAATAATCCTGAGATGCAGAAAGCCTTCGATGAGAGCGACCTGTTTCTCTACAACTCCGGTATGCACTTCAACCAGTTCTGGCCACCGCCGATTTACATCATTGAAGCCTGCACGGCGACCAATAAACCGCTGGTGCTGTATGGACAGTCTTTCGACGGCTTCGCACCGGAAGATGAAGCTAAGATGAGCGAACTGCTCTCCCGGGCGGCTGCCATTTACACCCGCGACGTGGAATCGTTTTATTACCTGCGGAAGATCGGCGTGACTTCACCTTCCCTCGCCTTCGGTCCGGATGGCTGTTTTGGTATCGATGTTCGTGATGATAAAAAAGCGAATGCCTGGCTCAAAGCTCACGATTTGAAACCGAAAGAATTTATCACCGTCACACTCCGCAGCAATACGCCTAAGCTGAAAGCGACAAAGGGGACCGTGATGAACCCCACCCAGCCGACAAAGGAAGACATCGCACAGAACGAACTCTGGACGAAAAAGCTGCGGGCGGTCATCACCGACTGGGTTCGCACGACGAAGAAAAAAGTGCTGCTGGCGCCTGAAGTGGATAAGGAAATTATCCATGCTCAGAAGATGATTCTCGATCAGCTTCCCGAAGATGTGAAGCCTTACGTGGTCAATCGCGACCCCTTCTGGAACGTAGATGAAGCCGCTTCCGTGTATGCCCAGGCGATCGCCGTTGTCTCTATGGAGCCGCATTCCTGTATCATCGCATTGTCGATGGGAACGCCGGTCATGCATCTGGCGAGTGCCCGCCACGGTCTCAAACGCTGGATGTTCCGCGATATTGGTTTGTCGGAATGGCTGTTCGATATCGACAATGAACCCGCTTCACAGATTACCCGGGCCCTGTTGAAAATCGATGCCAAGCCGGCGCTGTCCCAGTCCAAGGTGGACCGGGCCATGCACACAGTGAATACACGATCGAAGGAAATGATGGGGGAGATCAAAGAGATCCTGGATCAGCAATAG
- a CDS encoding alpha/beta hydrolase, translating into MDLVYTGKVTGALSQQLVDSYAESLKDPVAARQTDEYTNWKVLYATNRSQERNPEGKIGYANEFDRSLQYGSSEVQISRKNHSDLKSKVIQTIWQGSPAPDGQVEINSLSAVPEVNFFEELNTLIAKSPQKDVLLFVHGFNVNFPSAVQRAAQIANELPFNGAVVCYSWPSQGGVEKYLLDGQVAQASVEPMAQFLETMVKSVPQGTKINIVVHSMGNRVVMRAMNRLPDNFAETKPFQNVVLAAPDVGVSEFRKLAPAIIEQSGRVTLYSGSGDVALVASEAVNQERRAGDSREPLIMKGVETIDVSAVDTSFMSHSYYGSNRAVLSDLFAVLKQNSSATQRKWLVSREFQGHQYWAFDKEPPEIKKVRSASL; encoded by the coding sequence ATGGATCTGGTTTACACAGGCAAAGTGACCGGTGCGCTCTCACAACAGCTGGTAGACTCGTATGCAGAGTCTCTCAAAGATCCGGTTGCGGCCCGGCAGACCGATGAATACACCAACTGGAAAGTTCTGTATGCGACGAACCGGTCCCAGGAACGGAATCCAGAGGGAAAGATCGGCTACGCCAATGAATTTGACCGGAGTCTGCAGTATGGATCCAGTGAGGTGCAGATTTCACGTAAGAATCACAGCGATCTGAAATCAAAAGTGATCCAGACCATCTGGCAGGGATCGCCGGCACCGGATGGACAGGTTGAGATCAACAGTCTCTCCGCGGTCCCCGAGGTGAACTTCTTTGAGGAATTGAACACGCTGATTGCTAAGTCTCCTCAGAAAGATGTGCTGTTGTTCGTACACGGGTTTAATGTCAATTTCCCAAGCGCGGTGCAGCGGGCGGCACAAATTGCTAATGAACTGCCCTTTAATGGAGCAGTGGTCTGTTACAGCTGGCCTTCGCAGGGTGGCGTCGAGAAGTATCTGCTGGATGGTCAGGTTGCCCAGGCCAGTGTAGAGCCGATGGCACAGTTCCTGGAAACAATGGTTAAATCAGTCCCCCAGGGAACAAAAATCAATATTGTAGTGCACAGCATGGGGAACCGTGTTGTGATGCGGGCCATGAATCGCCTGCCCGATAATTTTGCGGAAACCAAGCCCTTCCAGAATGTAGTGCTGGCGGCACCCGATGTGGGCGTGAGCGAATTCCGAAAGCTGGCACCCGCGATTATTGAACAGTCTGGGCGTGTCACCCTCTATTCCGGGTCGGGGGATGTGGCGCTGGTGGCTTCAGAAGCAGTCAATCAGGAACGCAGGGCAGGTGACTCCCGAGAGCCTTTAATTATGAAAGGCGTCGAGACCATTGATGTGTCCGCGGTCGACACCAGTTTCATGAGCCATTCTTATTATGGCAGTAATCGGGCCGTCTTGAGCGATCTGTTTGCTGTGTTGAAGCAGAACAGTTCCGCAACCCAGCGCAAATGGCTGGTCTCCAGGGAATTCCAGGGGCACCAGTACTGGGCATTTGACAAAGAGCCGCCGGAAATCAAAAAAGTCAGATCTGCCAGTCTGTGA